Proteins found in one Methylobacterium sp. CB376 genomic segment:
- a CDS encoding acyltransferase family protein, with protein MPSTPPGPLPYLAPIDGLRALAMAAVLASHLPCPDVPPALAVPWHLANEAWVGTVAVDVFFVLSGFLITRILLRQILLTGRVDLGRFYLNRALRIVPAYYVCLLVATLLVRHVSPYTVSALTYTLNYYQPLHPASFTMEHAWSLAVEEQFYLVWPLLLALVPLAWVRWLTRAVLPGIAVLAAVALAESLPAELSAELIYKSLPTRMLSLSLGAWIAFREAEGRSASGLSCLATVAAGIATMGLGLLGRRLGYVPAGGWYWCPTLVGCALLSYGIVAHLAVGRPASWLSGLLAAAPLRSLGRISYGTYLYHLVVIYALGVHEAQLGGRVPAGLTVATALGLSLALGALSHRLVERPFLQLRDAAWRLPSPRRLRPGRPGPAA; from the coding sequence GTGCCGTCGACCCCTCCCGGGCCGCTCCCCTACCTGGCCCCGATCGACGGCCTGCGCGCCCTGGCGATGGCGGCGGTCCTGGCCTCGCACCTGCCTTGCCCGGACGTCCCGCCGGCCCTGGCCGTGCCCTGGCACCTCGCCAACGAGGCCTGGGTCGGCACCGTCGCGGTCGACGTCTTCTTCGTGCTGAGCGGCTTCCTCATCACGCGCATCCTGCTCCGCCAGATCCTGCTCACCGGACGGGTCGATCTCGGCCGGTTCTACCTCAACCGGGCGCTGCGCATCGTCCCGGCCTACTACGTCTGCCTGCTCGTCGCGACGCTCCTCGTCCGGCACGTCTCGCCCTACACGGTGAGCGCGCTGACCTACACGCTGAACTATTATCAACCCCTGCATCCCGCGTCGTTCACGATGGAGCACGCGTGGTCCCTGGCGGTCGAGGAGCAATTCTACCTGGTCTGGCCGCTCCTCCTCGCCCTGGTGCCGCTCGCCTGGGTCCGCTGGCTGACGCGGGCCGTCCTCCCGGGGATCGCGGTGCTGGCCGCGGTCGCGCTGGCCGAGAGCCTGCCCGCCGAGCTCTCGGCGGAACTCATCTACAAGTCGCTGCCGACGCGGATGCTCTCGCTGTCCCTCGGCGCCTGGATCGCGTTCCGGGAGGCGGAGGGACGATCCGCCTCGGGCCTGTCCTGCCTCGCGACGGTCGCGGCCGGGATCGCCACGATGGGGCTCGGCCTCCTCGGGCGCAGGCTCGGCTACGTCCCGGCCGGCGGCTGGTACTGGTGCCCGACCCTGGTCGGCTGCGCGCTGCTCAGCTACGGGATCGTCGCGCACCTCGCGGTCGGCCGCCCGGCCTCCTGGCTGTCCGGCCTGCTCGCCGCGGCGCCGCTGCGCTCCCTCGGCCGGATCTCCTACGGCACTTACCTGTACCATCTCGTCGTCATCTACGCGCTGGGCGTGCACGAGGCGCAGCTGGGCGGGCGGGTTCCCGCCGGGCTCACGGTCGCGACCGCCCTGGGGTTGAGCCTCGCGCTCGGCGCCCTCTCGCATCGGCTCGTCGAGCGGCCCTTCCTGCAGCTGCGCGACGCCGCGTGGCGCCTGCCGAGTCCCCGCCGGTTGCGGCCTGGCAGGCCAGGCCCCGCCGCGTAG
- a CDS encoding L-aspartate oxidase: MSRDRVAVVGAGIAGLATALRLAPLPVTLITAAPLGEGTATAWAQGGIAAALGADDAPALHAADTLAAGAGLSEQEVAQRVAAAGPALVGWLATLGVGFDRGRGGALALGLEAAHGRRRIVKAGGDATGLAVLRALQRAVAASPAIDVVVASAAALRRDAGGRVAGLRAVRDGRAVDLGARAVVLATGGIGALYRDTTNPQGAFGEGIALAARAGAILRDVEFVQFHPTAIAVSGGGPLPLATEALRGEGAVLVDGAGARVMAGIAGGDLAPRDVVARAIFARTSRGERVFLDARGTEVARRFPTVAALCRAAGIDPASTPIPVRPAAHYHMGGIRVDARGRASLPGLWACGEVACTGLHGANRLASNSLLEALAFADWIAADLRGSEAAGRTALEPVAGAAPGRGTCAEIRDLMAGAVGVVRDAPGLGRALARLAALDAAGAPGASVALLVAAAALRRRESRGAHWRADHPAQEAPRHADITLGEARRLAETLAVEEVR, from the coding sequence GTGAGCCGGGACCGCGTCGCGGTGGTGGGGGCCGGCATCGCCGGCCTCGCCACGGCCCTGCGGCTGGCGCCGCTGCCGGTGACGCTGATCACCGCCGCGCCGCTGGGCGAGGGCACGGCGACCGCCTGGGCGCAGGGCGGCATCGCGGCCGCGCTCGGTGCGGACGACGCGCCCGCGCTCCACGCCGCCGATACGCTGGCGGCCGGGGCGGGCCTGAGCGAGCAGGAGGTGGCGCAGCGCGTCGCCGCGGCGGGGCCGGCCCTGGTCGGCTGGCTCGCCACGCTGGGCGTCGGCTTCGACCGCGGCCGGGGCGGCGCGCTCGCGCTCGGCCTCGAAGCCGCGCACGGGCGGCGGCGGATCGTCAAGGCGGGCGGGGACGCGACCGGGCTCGCCGTGCTGCGCGCCCTGCAGCGGGCGGTCGCGGCCTCCCCGGCGATCGACGTCGTGGTCGCGAGCGCGGCCGCGTTGCGCCGCGACGCAGGGGGCCGCGTGGCGGGCCTGCGCGCGGTCCGGGACGGGCGGGCCGTCGACCTCGGGGCCCGCGCCGTCGTGCTCGCCACCGGCGGGATCGGGGCGCTCTACCGGGACACCACCAACCCGCAAGGGGCTTTCGGCGAGGGGATCGCCCTCGCGGCGCGGGCCGGCGCGATCCTGCGCGACGTGGAATTCGTGCAGTTCCACCCGACGGCGATCGCGGTGTCGGGCGGGGGCCCGCTGCCGCTCGCCACCGAGGCCCTGCGCGGCGAGGGGGCGGTGCTGGTCGACGGGGCGGGCGCGCGGGTCATGGCGGGGATCGCGGGCGGGGACCTCGCGCCCCGCGACGTCGTCGCCCGGGCGATCTTCGCCCGCACCTCGCGGGGAGAGCGCGTCTTCCTGGACGCGCGCGGCACCGAGGTCGCCCGCCGCTTCCCGACCGTGGCGGCGCTCTGCCGCGCCGCCGGGATCGACCCGGCCTCGACGCCGATCCCGGTCCGCCCGGCGGCCCACTACCACATGGGCGGGATCCGGGTGGACGCGCGCGGGCGCGCCTCGCTGCCCGGCCTGTGGGCCTGCGGCGAGGTTGCCTGCACGGGCCTGCACGGGGCGAACCGCCTCGCCAGCAACTCGCTGCTCGAAGCGCTCGCCTTCGCGGATTGGATCGCGGCGGATCTCCGCGGGAGCGAGGCGGCCGGGCGCACCGCGCTTGAGCCCGTTGCGGGAGCGGCGCCCGGCCGGGGGACCTGCGCCGAGATCCGCGACCTGATGGCCGGGGCGGTCGGGGTGGTGCGCGACGCTCCGGGCCTCGGCCGGGCGCTGGCGCGGCTCGCCGCCCTCGACGCCGCCGGGGCGCCCGGGGCGAGCGTGGCGCTCCTCGTCGCCGCGGCCGCCCTGCGGCGGCGCGAGAGCCGCGGCGCCCACTGGCGGGCGGACCACCCGGCGCAGGAGGCACCGCGCCACGCCGACATCACCCTGGGCGAGGCGCGCCGCCTCGCCGAAACCCTCGCCGTCGAGGAGGTCCGATGA
- the nadC gene encoding carboxylating nicotinate-nucleotide diphosphorylase, producing the protein MTDALSLPPLPRLLVEPVVRAALLEDLGRAGDLTTDSIVPAQARFSGVIAAREAGVVAGTDAAALAFALLDPEVAVSIARPDGSQVAPGETVMHLSGPARAILSAERVALNLLCRLSGVATATASLVEAARAHGPARIVCTRKTTPGLRALEKRAVRAGGGSNHRFGLDDAVLIKDNHVAVAGGVGPAIRRARAGTGHLVKIEVEVDTLAQLEEALAEGADAVLLDNMAPDALRRAVAMIDGRAISEASGRITRETVGAVAASGVDLISAGWITHSAAIIDLGLDVA; encoded by the coding sequence ATGACCGACGCCCTTTCGCTCCCGCCCCTGCCGCGCCTCCTGGTCGAGCCCGTCGTCCGGGCCGCGCTCTTGGAGGATCTCGGCCGAGCGGGCGACCTCACCACCGACAGCATCGTGCCCGCCCAGGCCCGCTTCTCGGGGGTGATCGCGGCCCGCGAGGCGGGCGTGGTCGCCGGGACCGACGCGGCGGCGCTCGCCTTCGCGCTCCTCGATCCCGAGGTGGCCGTGTCGATCGCGCGGCCGGACGGCAGCCAGGTCGCGCCGGGGGAGACGGTGATGCACCTCTCCGGCCCGGCCCGGGCGATCCTGTCGGCGGAGCGGGTGGCGCTCAACCTGCTCTGCCGGCTGTCGGGGGTCGCCACCGCCACGGCCTCGCTGGTCGAGGCAGCCCGGGCGCACGGCCCCGCCCGCATCGTCTGCACCCGCAAGACGACGCCGGGCCTGCGGGCCCTGGAGAAGCGCGCGGTGCGGGCGGGCGGCGGGTCGAACCACCGTTTCGGCCTCGACGACGCGGTGCTGATCAAGGACAACCACGTGGCGGTGGCGGGCGGCGTCGGGCCGGCGATCCGCCGCGCCCGGGCCGGTACCGGTCACCTCGTCAAGATCGAGGTGGAGGTGGACACCCTGGCCCAGCTCGAGGAGGCGCTGGCGGAGGGGGCCGACGCGGTGCTCCTCGACAACATGGCGCCGGACGCGCTGCGCCGCGCCGTCGCGATGATCGACGGCCGCGCGATCAGCGAGGCCTCCGGGCGGATCACCCGCGAGACGGTGGGCGCGGTGGCGGCCTCGGGCGTCGACCTGATCTCCGCCGGCTGGATCACCCACAGCGCGGCGATCATCGATCTCGGCCTCGACGTGGCGTGA
- a CDS encoding YiaA/YiaB family inner membrane protein codes for MTTQPATQHTSAWVAFTYASFLGAATMVGGGILFLPLDLWIKGYLAMGVVMLVQSCVTLVKTVRDVHESKRMVNRIEDARAERLLMEIGKE; via the coding sequence ATGACCACGCAACCCGCCACCCAGCACACCTCGGCCTGGGTCGCCTTCACGTACGCCTCCTTCCTCGGGGCCGCCACCATGGTCGGGGGCGGCATCCTGTTCCTGCCCCTCGATCTCTGGATCAAGGGCTATCTCGCCATGGGGGTCGTCATGCTGGTGCAATCCTGCGTGACCCTCGTGAAAACGGTCCGCGACGTTCACGAGAGCAAGCGCATGGTCAACCGGATCGAGGACGCCCGGGCCGAGCGCCTGCTGATGGAGATCGGCAAGGAGTAA
- a CDS encoding TetR/AcrR family transcriptional regulator, with product MTTEERREQLRRALVDAAEAAIVEGGLGALKARDLAKAVGCAVGAIYTVFPDLDALILSVNLRTLQLFESTITAVRTATGEGGAAHADRGAATEDLVRLAVSYLRFAIQHPARWRALFQHRMAVAPPAWFLREQVRLFQHIEAPLAVLRPDLDEAARALLARTLFSATHGMVSLGLDEKLMTLSEPVLRRQIETVVAAIGLGLTGPARPPEEVTP from the coding sequence ATGACGACGGAGGAGCGCCGCGAGCAGCTGCGCCGGGCGCTGGTCGATGCGGCGGAGGCGGCCATCGTCGAGGGGGGGCTCGGCGCCCTCAAGGCGCGCGACCTCGCCAAGGCGGTGGGCTGCGCGGTGGGTGCGATCTACACGGTCTTTCCCGACCTCGACGCGCTGATCCTCAGCGTGAACCTGCGCACGCTGCAACTCTTCGAGAGCACGATCACGGCGGTGCGGACCGCGACCGGGGAGGGCGGCGCGGCGCACGCGGACCGAGGGGCGGCGACCGAGGACCTGGTGCGGCTGGCGGTGAGCTACCTGCGCTTCGCCATCCAGCACCCGGCCCGCTGGCGCGCCCTGTTCCAGCACCGGATGGCGGTGGCGCCGCCGGCATGGTTCCTGCGCGAGCAGGTGCGCCTGTTCCAGCACATCGAGGCGCCGCTGGCGGTGCTGCGGCCCGACCTCGACGAGGCTGCCCGGGCCCTTCTGGCCCGCACGCTCTTCTCCGCCACGCACGGCATGGTAAGCCTCGGCCTCGATGAGAAGTTGATGACGCTGAGCGAGCCGGTCCTGCGCCGCCAGATCGAGACCGTCGTCGCCGCGATCGGGCTCGGCCTGACCGGCCCGGCGCGGCCGCCCGAGGAGGTGACACCGTGA
- the panB gene encoding 3-methyl-2-oxobutanoate hydroxymethyltransferase, with protein sequence MSHHPDPPATPPASPPVTIPMLQAWRAEGRRIVMVTAYDAAMARLVDPVVDVILVGDSVGNVCLGFDNTLPVSLAMMNHHVEAVARARPRALLVADMPFLTFHLDLPDTIRNAGGFLQRGAAAVKLEGGAARVPVVEALVACEIPVMGHLGLTPQSVNAMGGFKVQGRAVAQARRIVEDAKRLEDAGCFSLVLEGIPAELAARITEALAIPTIGIGAGPHCAGQVLVLHDLLGLLPGRKAKFVRTYVDGYGLLQAGLAAYAEDVRAGRFPGPEESYALPEAVRAALD encoded by the coding sequence GTGAGCCATCATCCCGATCCGCCCGCGACCCCGCCCGCATCCCCGCCGGTGACGATCCCGATGCTGCAGGCTTGGCGCGCCGAGGGGCGCCGGATCGTGATGGTGACGGCCTACGACGCCGCGATGGCCCGGCTCGTCGACCCGGTGGTGGACGTGATCCTGGTCGGGGACAGCGTCGGTAACGTCTGCCTCGGCTTCGACAACACGCTGCCGGTCAGCCTCGCGATGATGAACCACCACGTCGAGGCGGTGGCCCGTGCCCGGCCGCGCGCGCTCCTCGTGGCCGACATGCCGTTCCTGACCTTCCACCTCGACCTCCCCGACACGATCCGCAACGCCGGCGGCTTCCTGCAGCGCGGGGCGGCGGCGGTGAAGCTCGAGGGCGGCGCCGCGCGGGTGCCGGTGGTGGAGGCGCTCGTGGCCTGCGAGATCCCCGTGATGGGGCATCTCGGGCTCACGCCCCAGAGCGTGAACGCCATGGGCGGCTTCAAGGTGCAGGGGCGCGCGGTCGCGCAGGCGCGCCGCATCGTCGAGGACGCCAAGCGCCTCGAGGATGCGGGCTGCTTCTCGCTCGTGCTGGAGGGGATCCCGGCGGAACTGGCGGCGCGGATCACCGAGGCGCTGGCGATCCCGACCATCGGCATCGGCGCGGGGCCGCACTGCGCCGGGCAGGTCCTCGTCCTGCACGATCTCCTCGGGCTGCTGCCCGGCCGCAAGGCGAAGTTCGTGCGCACCTACGTCGACGGCTACGGCCTGCTCCAGGCCGGTCTGGCGGCCTACGCGGAGGACGTGCGCGCCGGCCGCTTCCCTGGGCCGGAGGAATCCTACGCCCTGCCGGAGGCGGTGCGGGCGGCTCTGGACTGA
- a CDS encoding dienelactone hydrolase family protein produces the protein MTRLLLALLGALTLGASAAAQPEQVTFPSADGQPIQALLFRPAAAGRHPAVVALHGCGGLFDRDGRLNARHADWGERLAAAGFLVLMPDSFGSRGVGSQCGMTGRVVRPGRERLGDAFAAKAYLQGRPDVESRAVSLLGWSNGGTTLLHVTRAGARDPFEGPGFAKAVAFYPGCRIPAERGWHAAIPVLILVGGADDWTGAEPCRGLAEAARAEGSPVELVVYPGAYHDFDAPNLPVRERRGLAYTVNQDGVAHVGTDPAAREDALRRVPAFLGR, from the coding sequence GTGACCCGGCTCCTCCTCGCCCTCCTCGGCGCGCTGACGCTCGGCGCGAGCGCCGCGGCGCAGCCCGAGCAGGTGACCTTCCCGTCGGCCGACGGCCAGCCGATCCAGGCCCTGCTCTTCCGCCCTGCGGCGGCGGGGCGCCACCCGGCCGTGGTCGCCCTGCACGGCTGCGGCGGGCTCTTCGACCGGGACGGGCGGCTGAACGCCCGCCACGCGGATTGGGGCGAGCGCCTCGCCGCCGCGGGGTTCCTGGTCCTGATGCCGGACAGTTTCGGGTCCCGAGGCGTGGGCTCGCAATGCGGCATGACCGGCCGGGTCGTGCGGCCCGGCCGCGAGCGCCTGGGCGACGCCTTCGCGGCCAAGGCCTACCTGCAGGGGCGTCCCGACGTGGAGTCCCGCGCCGTCAGCCTGCTCGGCTGGTCGAACGGCGGCACGACCCTGCTCCACGTCACCCGCGCGGGCGCGCGCGACCCCTTCGAGGGTCCCGGCTTCGCGAAGGCGGTCGCCTTCTATCCGGGCTGCCGCATCCCGGCCGAGCGGGGCTGGCACGCGGCGATCCCGGTCCTGATCCTGGTCGGCGGGGCCGACGACTGGACCGGGGCCGAGCCCTGCCGCGGCCTCGCCGAGGCCGCCCGGGCGGAGGGATCCCCGGTCGAGCTCGTCGTCTATCCGGGCGCCTACCACGACTTCGACGCCCCGAACCTGCCCGTCCGGGAGCGGCGGGGCCTCGCCTACACGGTGAACCAGGACGGCGTCGCGCATGTGGGCACCGACCCCGCCGCCCGGGAGGACGCCCTGCGGCGGGTGCCCGCTTTCCTCGGCCGCTGA
- the nadA gene encoding quinolinate synthase NadA, which translates to MVATVRASGATLPLPDLYARVSGHVPAMEWPALAEEVAAIQALKRARNAVVLAHNYQAPEIFHTVADIVGDSLALAREAARTDAQVIVLAGVHFMAETAKLLNPDRTVLIPDAAAGCSLADSITPADVRALRRRYPGVPIVTYVNTSASVKAESDLCCTSGNARAVVESLGASRVLLIPDEYLARNVQAELPGIEILSWAGHCEVHERFGPAEIRELREAYPGVTVLAHPECPPAVVAEADFAGSTAAMQHYVEQRRPASVAMITECSMADNLAARNPDIRFVKPCNLCPHMKRITLRKIRRALETLTHEVTVPADLIAPARRAVERMLAVRP; encoded by the coding sequence ATGGTGGCGACGGTGCGTGCATCAGGGGCGACGCTGCCCCTGCCCGACCTCTACGCGCGGGTGAGCGGCCACGTGCCGGCGATGGAGTGGCCGGCGCTGGCGGAGGAGGTGGCGGCGATCCAGGCGCTCAAGCGCGCCCGCAACGCGGTGGTGCTCGCCCACAATTATCAGGCGCCCGAGATCTTCCACACCGTGGCGGACATCGTCGGCGACAGCCTCGCCCTCGCCCGCGAGGCCGCCCGTACCGACGCGCAGGTGATCGTCCTGGCGGGGGTCCACTTCATGGCCGAGACCGCCAAGCTCCTGAACCCTGACAGGACCGTCCTGATCCCGGACGCGGCCGCGGGCTGCTCGCTCGCGGACTCGATCACGCCCGCGGACGTGCGGGCCCTGCGCCGGCGCTACCCGGGCGTGCCGATCGTGACCTACGTGAACACCTCCGCTTCCGTAAAGGCGGAATCGGACCTCTGCTGCACCTCGGGCAATGCGAGGGCGGTGGTGGAGTCCCTCGGCGCGAGCCGGGTGCTGCTGATCCCGGACGAGTACCTCGCCCGCAACGTGCAGGCCGAGCTGCCCGGCATCGAGATCCTGTCCTGGGCCGGCCATTGCGAGGTGCACGAGCGCTTCGGCCCCGCCGAGATCCGCGAGCTGCGCGAGGCCTATCCGGGCGTGACGGTGCTGGCCCACCCGGAATGCCCGCCCGCGGTGGTGGCGGAGGCGGATTTCGCCGGCTCGACCGCGGCCATGCAGCATTACGTCGAGCAGCGCCGGCCCGCCTCCGTGGCGATGATCACCGAGTGCTCCATGGCCGACAACCTCGCGGCCCGGAACCCGGACATCCGGTTCGTCAAGCCGTGCAACCTCTGCCCGCACATGAAGCGGATCACCCTGCGCAAGATCCGGCGGGCCCTGGAGACCCTGACGCACGAGGTCACGGTGCCGGCGGACCTGATCGCCCCCGCCCGCCGGGCCGTCGAGCGCATGCTGGCGGTGCGGCCGTGA
- a CDS encoding DUF3108 domain-containing protein encodes MRPLRPARPVVLAGLVVLAGLVVLAAPALPGAPRAATLEATYRVTLAGLPVGTATLRTEIGARRRYALRLDATLSGLASVLWGGKGTATAQGGLAEAAVRPQSFALDADYGGTPISERMSLDAGRLVAVHMTPDARAKPDRVPARPGDDRDVVDPLSALIGPQLSPPGAPTARDCDRTLPVHDGTARFDVPLGEGQAMTFDGPGYAGPAVLCRARYVPLSGHRPKRWVVRAMQENRDLRVWLAPVGSSRVLAPVRIAVGTTFGTAMAEVTAWRLDEPGGR; translated from the coding sequence ATGCGACCGCTGCGTCCCGCCCGCCCCGTCGTCCTCGCCGGCCTCGTCGTCCTCGCCGGCCTCGTCGTCCTGGCCGCCCCGGCGCTCCCCGGCGCCCCGCGCGCCGCGACCCTGGAAGCCACCTACCGGGTGACGCTGGCGGGCCTGCCGGTCGGGACGGCGACCCTGCGCACCGAGATCGGGGCCCGGCGGCGCTACGCCCTGCGCCTCGACGCGACCCTGAGCGGCCTCGCCAGCGTGCTCTGGGGCGGCAAGGGCACCGCCACCGCCCAGGGCGGCCTCGCCGAGGCGGCGGTGCGGCCCCAATCCTTCGCGCTCGATGCCGATTACGGCGGCACGCCGATCAGCGAGCGCATGAGCCTGGATGCTGGCCGGCTCGTCGCCGTGCACATGACGCCGGATGCGCGGGCGAAACCCGACCGTGTGCCGGCGCGGCCCGGCGACGACCGCGACGTCGTCGACCCGCTCTCGGCCCTGATCGGTCCGCAGCTGAGCCCGCCCGGCGCCCCGACCGCGCGCGATTGCGACCGGACATTGCCGGTCCATGACGGCACGGCGCGCTTCGACGTGCCCCTCGGCGAGGGGCAGGCGATGACCTTCGACGGCCCCGGCTACGCGGGCCCTGCCGTGCTCTGCCGGGCCCGCTACGTGCCGCTCTCGGGCCATCGGCCGAAGCGCTGGGTCGTGCGCGCCATGCAGGAGAATCGCGACCTGCGCGTCTGGCTCGCCCCGGTCGGGTCCAGCCGCGTCCTCGCCCCCGTGCGCATCGCGGTGGGCACGACCTTCGGCACGGCGATGGCGGAGGTCACCGCGTGGCGCCTCGACGAGCCGGGTGGCCGCTGA
- a CDS encoding DUF1236 domain-containing protein gives MRPLRDVHFSLSVGTAVPRSVTLHALPPAIISLVPAYRGFRYVLVNDEIVIIDPDTYEIVDVIPA, from the coding sequence GTGCGGCCGCTGCGGGATGTCCACTTCTCGCTGTCGGTGGGCACGGCGGTGCCGCGCTCGGTCACCCTGCACGCGCTGCCGCCGGCCATCATCTCGCTGGTGCCGGCCTATCGGGGCTTCCGCTACGTGCTGGTCAACGACGAGATCGTGATCATCGATCCGGACACCTACGAGATCGTCGACGTCATTCCGGCCTGA
- a CDS encoding NUDIX hydrolase — MDEVVRVVRDPEAAALTVGLAAVILAASREEPRVLTVPVAGQPPGRGEGLPSGPLEPAHPTLERGLRAWVERKTGQTLGYVEQLYTFGDRDRRPGGGGPHALSVAYLALVREAKPAADSAWQSWYRYFPYEDWRGGRPALLDALGARLAAWAEAAPEAGARTRRHDRIGLAFGSAEAGWNEERVLERYELLFEAGLVPEAGAAETLAGQPMALDHRRMLATALGRLRGKIKYRPVVFELMPPTFTLGQLQRAVEALAGVRLHKQNFRRLVAQQGLVEETDAISGETGGRPARLMRFRREVLLERPAPGLRLPPGRRG; from the coding sequence ATGGACGAGGTGGTGCGGGTCGTGCGGGATCCCGAGGCGGCGGCCCTCACGGTCGGGCTCGCCGCCGTGATCCTGGCGGCGAGCCGGGAGGAGCCGCGGGTCCTCACCGTGCCGGTCGCCGGCCAGCCGCCGGGCCGCGGCGAGGGCCTGCCCTCCGGCCCCCTGGAGCCGGCCCACCCGACGCTGGAGCGGGGTCTGCGCGCTTGGGTCGAGCGCAAGACCGGACAGACGCTCGGCTACGTTGAGCAGCTCTACACGTTCGGCGACCGCGACCGCCGGCCCGGCGGGGGCGGCCCGCACGCCCTCTCGGTCGCCTACCTGGCCCTGGTGCGCGAGGCCAAGCCGGCGGCCGATTCCGCGTGGCAGAGCTGGTACCGGTACTTCCCCTACGAGGATTGGCGCGGCGGCCGGCCCGCCCTGCTCGACGCGCTGGGCGCCCGGCTCGCCGCCTGGGCCGAGGCCGCCCCGGAGGCGGGCGCCCGCACCCGCCGCCACGACCGGATCGGTCTCGCCTTCGGCAGCGCCGAGGCCGGCTGGAACGAGGAGCGGGTGCTGGAACGCTACGAATTGCTGTTCGAGGCCGGCCTCGTCCCGGAGGCGGGGGCCGCGGAGACCCTGGCCGGGCAGCCCATGGCCCTGGATCACCGGCGCATGCTGGCCACCGCCCTCGGGCGCCTGCGCGGCAAGATCAAGTACCGGCCGGTCGTGTTCGAACTCATGCCCCCGACCTTCACCCTCGGCCAGCTGCAGCGCGCGGTCGAGGCGCTCGCCGGGGTGCGGCTGCACAAGCAGAATTTCCGCCGCCTGGTGGCCCAGCAGGGGCTCGTCGAGGAGACCGACGCGATCAGCGGCGAGACCGGCGGCCGCCCGGCGCGGCTGATGCGCTTCCGCCGCGAGGTGCTGCTGGAGCGCCCGGCCCCCGGCCTGCGCCTGCCCCCCGGCCGGCGCGGCTGA
- a CDS encoding PspA/IM30 family protein, translating into MLRIFATLARGAAARACEDVLDQHALPLLEQQIREAAAALDGSRRALAQAMAQQGADAKREAGLRDRLADLETRAVAALAGGREDLAGEAAEAIAALEADLASLAEARAAFDREVEALRRTVQEGGRQLAELERGRRLAEAGEAVRRLRVRRGEGAPGAGPALAEAQATLRRLREKQAQEAAVAEAMTILDAAQPAGIAERLEEAGFGPRTRPNAAGVMERLRAKAAGAPAAS; encoded by the coding sequence ATGCTCCGGATCTTCGCCACCCTCGCCCGCGGGGCCGCCGCCCGCGCCTGCGAGGACGTCCTGGACCAGCACGCGCTTCCCCTCCTCGAGCAGCAGATCCGGGAGGCCGCGGCCGCCCTCGACGGCAGCCGCCGGGCCCTGGCGCAGGCGATGGCTCAGCAGGGCGCCGACGCCAAGCGCGAGGCCGGCCTGCGGGACCGGCTCGCCGACCTGGAGACCCGCGCGGTCGCGGCGCTGGCGGGCGGGCGGGAGGACCTCGCCGGCGAGGCCGCCGAGGCGATCGCGGCGCTGGAGGCCGACCTCGCGTCGTTGGCCGAGGCGCGTGCGGCCTTCGACAGGGAGGTCGAGGCCCTGCGCCGCACCGTCCAGGAGGGCGGGCGCCAACTCGCCGAGTTGGAGCGCGGCCGGCGGCTCGCCGAGGCCGGCGAGGCGGTGCGCCGCCTGCGCGTCCGCCGCGGCGAGGGCGCGCCCGGCGCGGGCCCGGCGCTGGCGGAGGCGCAGGCCACGCTGCGCCGGCTGCGCGAGAAGCAGGCGCAGGAGGCCGCCGTGGCGGAAGCGATGACCATCCTCGACGCCGCGCAGCCCGCGGGCATCGCCGAGCGGCTGGAGGAGGCGGGCTTCGGTCCCCGCACCCGTCCCAATGCCGCGGGCGTCATGGAGCGCCTGCGGGCCAAAGCGGCCGGTGCTCCGGCCGCGTCCTGA